From one Synechocystis sp. PCC 6803 substr. PCC-P genomic stretch:
- a CDS encoding folylpolyglutamate synthase/dihydrofolate synthase family protein, with the protein MDINTLLEPYKTAGVNLGLERIHGLLAKLGNPQAKVPYVHVGGTNGKGSVCAYLSSVLAEAGYKVGRYTSPHLIDWRERVWLDNRFIDDASLIGALQQVTAIAPADSSDRPTLFEVFTAAVWLYFAQAEVDIAVMEVGLGGRLDATNVPEPCLLSIITSLSREHWQVLGPTVAHIAREKAGILKAQRPVFLGNIPPEAQAVFQERIAELHCPDYWVTPAIATEKNGQPWASWQGFEYPLVLLGDFQLQNSALAIAALQELKHQGWDKLTPEVIQRGMGKAVWPGRLQWVDYNGQKILLDGAHNPAAAKALANYTHGLVDQSDNYLPTITWVMGMLSTKEHDQIFQHLLRPGDRLLLVPVPDHDSGDLPTLEQLAWQIMPDLKEVTLFDDCFTALESLEKTNENSEQLTVLCGSLYLVGYFLKRLQSSH; encoded by the coding sequence ATGGATATCAACACCCTACTGGAACCCTATAAAACCGCCGGCGTTAATCTGGGTCTGGAGCGCATCCATGGCCTACTGGCCAAGTTGGGCAATCCCCAGGCAAAAGTGCCCTATGTCCATGTGGGGGGCACCAATGGCAAGGGATCGGTGTGTGCCTATCTGTCCAGTGTGTTGGCGGAAGCGGGCTATAAGGTGGGCCGCTACACTTCTCCCCATTTAATTGATTGGCGGGAAAGGGTTTGGCTTGATAACCGTTTCATTGATGACGCTAGTTTAATCGGGGCATTGCAACAAGTAACGGCGATCGCCCCGGCGGATAGTTCTGATCGCCCGACTTTGTTTGAGGTGTTTACTGCGGCGGTGTGGCTTTATTTTGCCCAGGCAGAGGTGGACATCGCGGTGATGGAAGTGGGGCTGGGGGGCAGACTGGATGCTACCAACGTCCCAGAACCTTGTTTGCTTAGCATTATTACCTCTTTAAGTCGGGAACATTGGCAGGTTTTGGGGCCAACCGTAGCTCACATTGCCAGGGAAAAAGCTGGCATTCTCAAAGCCCAGAGGCCAGTATTTTTAGGCAACATTCCCCCAGAAGCGCAGGCAGTTTTTCAAGAACGCATTGCCGAATTACATTGCCCCGATTATTGGGTTACCCCCGCCATTGCCACGGAAAAAAATGGTCAACCCTGGGCTAGTTGGCAAGGTTTTGAATATCCCCTGGTCCTATTGGGAGATTTTCAGCTACAAAACTCGGCCCTGGCGATCGCCGCTTTGCAGGAATTAAAACACCAGGGTTGGGATAAATTAACACCGGAGGTTATCCAACGGGGCATGGGTAAAGCTGTCTGGCCTGGACGATTGCAGTGGGTGGACTACAACGGACAAAAAATCCTTTTAGACGGGGCCCACAATCCGGCGGCGGCCAAAGCTCTGGCAAACTATACCCATGGGTTAGTTGATCAATCGGATAATTACCTGCCCACCATTACCTGGGTGATGGGTATGCTCAGCACCAAGGAACATGACCAAATTTTTCAGCATTTACTTCGTCCCGGCGATCGCCTGTTATTAGTGCCAGTGCCGGACCATGACAGCGGGGATTTACCAACGTTGGAGCAGTTAGCCTGGCAGATTATGCCGGATTTAAAAGAGGTTACACTGTTTGATGATTGTTTTACAGCCTTGGAAAGTTTAGAGAAAACCAACGAAAATTCTGAACAATTGACTGTTCTCTGTGGTTCCCTTTATTTAGTGGGCTACTTTTTAAAAAGATTACAGTCTTCCCACTAA
- the mnmE gene encoding tRNA uridine-5-carboxymethylaminomethyl(34) synthesis GTPase MnmE: MQLEDTIAAIATAIVPQQGSIGVVRLSGPQSLTIAKTLFDAPGNQTWESHRILYGHVRHPQTKAAIDEALLLLMLAPRSYTKEDVVEFQCHGGIMPVQQVLQLCLQQGARLAQPGEFSFRAFLNGRLDLTQAESISELVGAQSPQAAAIALAGLQGKLAQPIRDLRNTCLDILAEVEARIDFEDDLPPLDEDSIRQQLQNLYQQLEDILNTAQRGELLRTGLKVAIVGQPNVGKSSLLNAWSRTDRAIVTDLPGTTRDVVESQLVVEGIPIQVLDTAGIRETADQVEQIGVERSRKAAQQADLVLLTVDAHQGWTEADQLIYEQVKDRPLILVINKIDLGRADLVSYPPEITNTVLTAAAANLGIEALENAIIEQVNQTNLSPQNLDFAINQRQEAVLTEAQLALKQLQQTMAEQLPLDFWTIDLRLAINALGQVTGETVTESVLDRIFSRFCIGK, encoded by the coding sequence ATGCAATTAGAAGATACTATTGCGGCGATCGCCACGGCCATTGTGCCCCAGCAGGGAAGCATCGGGGTGGTGCGACTATCGGGGCCACAATCCCTCACCATTGCCAAAACTTTATTCGATGCACCGGGCAACCAAACTTGGGAAAGTCATCGCATTTTGTACGGCCATGTGCGCCATCCCCAAACCAAAGCGGCGATCGATGAAGCCCTACTCCTATTGATGCTAGCGCCCCGTTCCTACACGAAAGAAGACGTGGTGGAATTCCAGTGCCATGGCGGCATTATGCCCGTGCAACAGGTTTTACAACTGTGTTTGCAACAGGGGGCCAGGCTAGCCCAGCCGGGGGAATTTAGTTTCCGGGCCTTTCTCAATGGTCGGTTGGATTTAACCCAAGCGGAAAGCATTAGTGAATTGGTGGGGGCCCAATCTCCCCAGGCAGCGGCGATCGCCTTGGCGGGATTACAGGGCAAATTAGCCCAACCGATTCGGGATTTGCGCAACACCTGTTTAGATATTTTGGCGGAAGTGGAAGCACGCATTGATTTTGAAGACGATTTACCGCCCCTGGATGAAGATTCAATTCGTCAGCAATTGCAGAATTTGTACCAACAATTGGAGGACATTTTAAACACAGCCCAGCGGGGGGAATTATTGCGCACGGGTTTAAAAGTGGCCATTGTCGGACAGCCCAACGTGGGAAAATCTAGTCTGCTCAATGCCTGGAGCCGCACCGACCGGGCGATCGTCACAGATCTACCGGGCACGACGAGGGACGTGGTGGAATCCCAACTTGTAGTAGAGGGCATTCCCATCCAGGTATTGGATACGGCAGGAATACGGGAAACAGCGGATCAGGTGGAGCAAATCGGAGTGGAACGCTCTCGCAAAGCGGCCCAACAGGCGGATTTAGTTTTGCTGACGGTGGATGCCCACCAGGGTTGGACAGAAGCGGATCAATTGATTTATGAGCAAGTCAAAGACCGCCCTTTGATTTTAGTCATTAACAAAATTGATTTAGGCCGGGCTGATTTGGTCAGTTATCCACCAGAAATCACCAACACAGTGTTAACTGCAGCCGCCGCTAATCTAGGCATTGAAGCTTTGGAAAATGCCATTATTGAGCAAGTAAATCAAACCAATTTATCACCGCAAAATTTGGACTTTGCCATTAACCAAAGGCAAGAGGCTGTTTTAACGGAAGCTCAACTGGCGCTCAAGCAATTGCAACAAACCATGGCGGAACAGTTACCCCTAGATTTTTGGACTATTGATTTACGTTTGGCTATCAATGCCCTTGGGCAAGTGACAGGGGAAACGGTAACAGAATCAGTCTTAGACCGTATTTTTAGCCGCTTTTGCATCGGCAAGTGA
- a CDS encoding fatty acid desaturase: MLTAQSEYVKKLRPLLPPEAFQADPKKLVILGLNLGIYVAGLTIARHLHQWPGQWLWLFLPMALLMGNSVTVFLFGSHDLMHGSVLKKRSKISYLISLLGLSLWWMPPSQWRSLHNQVHHNNTNSLRDPDRNYLHEQPKTWGKWIHHLFAPSGEVNTLWLIFGMGTAWGVHNFRNLISVLFFTGGNADFVPAAFTVKAQDRQRIWLELAAIGAVHLSILFYLQFQLIPIILGYFLPIFLGHAMGMFYIYTNHLACPMTDINDPLVNSVSLRMPKLFDCLHFNFSYHTEHHLFPDVNSDYYPLVQDLLQTHYPGQMNLLTAKEAWKMLLETPRHYQGETTLVGYNGGETIACPLPKNVPDLTETKVTASV; encoded by the coding sequence TCCCAAGAAATTAGTTATTTTAGGTTTAAACCTAGGTATTTATGTTGCGGGACTAACCATCGCTCGTCATCTCCATCAGTGGCCTGGGCAATGGCTTTGGTTATTTTTGCCCATGGCCCTATTAATGGGTAATAGCGTCACCGTATTTTTATTCGGTAGCCACGACCTGATGCACGGTAGTGTGCTCAAAAAACGTTCTAAAATTTCTTACCTGATTAGTTTATTAGGTCTTTCCCTCTGGTGGATGCCCCCTAGTCAATGGCGATCGCTCCATAATCAAGTTCATCATAATAACACCAATAGTTTGCGGGACCCTGACCGAAATTATCTGCACGAACAGCCGAAAACTTGGGGAAAATGGATTCATCACCTGTTTGCTCCCTCGGGAGAAGTTAATACCCTTTGGTTAATTTTTGGCATGGGTACTGCCTGGGGTGTACATAATTTTCGTAACCTGATTTCCGTACTTTTCTTCACTGGTGGTAACGCCGATTTTGTTCCGGCTGCTTTTACGGTTAAAGCCCAAGACCGCCAAAGAATTTGGTTGGAATTAGCAGCCATAGGGGCAGTGCATTTAAGCATTTTGTTTTACCTGCAATTCCAATTGATTCCCATTATTTTAGGCTACTTTTTGCCGATTTTCCTGGGTCATGCTATGGGCATGTTTTATATCTACACCAACCATTTGGCTTGCCCGATGACGGATATTAATGATCCTTTGGTTAATAGTGTTTCTTTGCGGATGCCCAAGTTATTTGATTGCTTACATTTTAATTTTTCTTACCACACAGAGCACCACTTATTTCCCGACGTAAATTCCGATTATTATCCTTTAGTGCAGGATTTGCTACAAACCCATTATCCTGGGCAGATGAATTTGTTGACTGCCAAAGAAGCCTGGAAAATGTTACTGGAAACTCCCCGCCATTACCAAGGGGAAACAACCCTAGTGGGCTACAACGGTGGTGAGACGATCGCCTGTCCATTGCCGAAAAATGTCCCCGATTTAACCGAGACCAAAGTAACCGCATCGGTTTAA
- a CDS encoding cation-transporting P-type ATPase, translating into MDFPTLSSYLHHHRPGEDILADLHTDPGLGLTAEAVAQRYEQYGRNELKFKPGKPAWLRFLLQFHQPLLYILLIAGTVKAFLGSWTNAWVIWGVTLVNAIIGYIQEAKAEGAIASLAKAVTTEATVLRDGQNLRIPSQDLVIGDIVSLASGDKVPADLRLLKVRNLQVDESALTGEAVPVEKAVELLPEETPLAERLNMAYAGSFVTFGQGTGVVVATANATEMGQISQSMEKQVSLMTPLTRKFAKFSHTLLYVIVTLAAFTFAVGWGRGGSPLEMFEAAVALAVSAIPEGLPAVVTVTLAIGVNRMAKRNAIIRKLPAVEALGSATVVCSDKTGTLTENQMTVQAVYAGGKHYEVSGGGYSPKGEFWQVMGEEVDNVLLDGLPPVLEECLLTGMLCNDSQLEHRGDDWAVVGDPTEGALLASAAKAGFSQAGLASQKPRLDSIPFESDYQYMATLHDGDGRTIYVKGSVESLLQRCESMLLDDGQMVSIDRGEIEENVEDMAQQGLRVLAFAKKTVEPHHHAIDHGDIETGLIFLGLQGMIDPPRPEAIAAVHACHDAGIEVKMITGDHISTAQAIAKRMGIAAEGDGIAFEGRQLATMGPAELAQAAEDSCVFARVAPAQKLQLVEALQEKGHIVAMTGDGVNDAPALKRADIGIAMGKGGTEVARESSDMLLTDDNFASIEAAVEEGRTVYQNLRKAIAFLLPVNGGESMTILISVLLALNLPILSLQVLWLNMINSITMTVPLAFEAKSPGIMQQAPRNPNEPLITKKLLHRILLVSLFNWILIFGMFEWVNRTYDDLALARTMAIQALVAARVIYLLSISQLGRSFLGYVTGKRQTITKASILLLGIAVAIALQIGFSQLPFMNVLFKTAPMDWQQWAICLLPMIPMVPVAILANRLDP; encoded by the coding sequence ATGGATTTCCCCACCTTAAGTTCTTACCTCCATCACCATCGACCAGGGGAAGACATTCTTGCAGATTTGCACACCGATCCAGGTTTAGGTCTGACAGCGGAGGCGGTGGCCCAGCGTTACGAACAATATGGCCGCAACGAATTGAAATTTAAACCGGGCAAACCAGCTTGGTTGCGTTTTCTGCTGCAATTTCACCAACCTCTGCTCTACATTCTGCTCATTGCTGGTACGGTTAAGGCTTTTCTCGGCTCCTGGACCAACGCCTGGGTTATTTGGGGAGTTACCCTAGTCAACGCCATCATTGGTTACATCCAAGAAGCGAAAGCAGAAGGGGCGATCGCCTCCTTGGCCAAGGCAGTAACAACAGAAGCCACAGTGTTGAGAGATGGGCAAAATCTACGGATTCCTTCCCAGGATTTAGTCATCGGTGACATTGTTTCCCTCGCTTCGGGGGATAAGGTGCCAGCGGATCTAAGGCTGTTAAAAGTGCGTAATCTCCAGGTGGATGAGTCGGCTTTGACGGGGGAAGCAGTGCCGGTGGAAAAGGCGGTGGAACTTTTACCGGAGGAAACGCCCCTGGCCGAAAGGTTAAACATGGCCTATGCGGGGAGCTTTGTCACCTTTGGTCAGGGAACCGGGGTGGTAGTAGCTACTGCCAATGCCACGGAAATGGGGCAAATTTCCCAATCCATGGAAAAGCAGGTCAGCCTCATGACCCCTTTGACCCGTAAGTTTGCCAAATTTAGCCACACACTGCTCTACGTAATTGTTACCCTGGCGGCCTTCACCTTTGCGGTGGGTTGGGGACGGGGTGGTTCCCCTTTGGAAATGTTTGAAGCGGCGGTGGCCTTGGCCGTTAGTGCCATTCCCGAAGGTTTGCCTGCTGTGGTGACCGTCACCTTGGCGATCGGGGTGAATCGCATGGCTAAACGTAACGCCATTATCCGTAAACTGCCCGCTGTGGAGGCGTTGGGTAGTGCCACGGTGGTTTGCTCCGATAAAACTGGGACCCTAACGGAGAATCAGATGACAGTGCAAGCGGTGTATGCGGGGGGCAAACATTACGAAGTTAGCGGCGGTGGTTACAGTCCCAAAGGAGAATTTTGGCAAGTGATGGGAGAAGAAGTGGATAACGTTTTGTTGGATGGTTTACCCCCAGTGTTGGAAGAATGTTTGCTGACGGGCATGCTCTGTAACGATTCCCAACTGGAACATCGGGGGGATGATTGGGCGGTGGTGGGGGATCCCACGGAGGGAGCACTGCTAGCTTCGGCGGCCAAGGCTGGTTTCAGTCAAGCCGGTTTGGCAAGTCAAAAACCCCGTTTAGATTCCATTCCCTTTGAATCGGATTATCAATACATGGCAACTCTCCACGATGGGGACGGCAGAACAATTTACGTCAAAGGTTCAGTGGAGTCCTTACTACAACGGTGTGAATCCATGCTCCTCGATGATGGTCAAATGGTTAGCATCGACCGAGGGGAAATTGAGGAAAATGTTGAGGATATGGCCCAACAGGGTCTAAGAGTGTTGGCCTTTGCTAAAAAAACCGTGGAGCCCCATCACCATGCGATTGACCACGGGGATATTGAAACAGGGCTAATATTTTTAGGTTTACAGGGCATGATCGACCCGCCACGACCGGAGGCCATTGCCGCAGTCCACGCCTGCCATGACGCTGGCATTGAAGTGAAAATGATCACCGGCGACCACATCAGCACCGCTCAGGCGATCGCCAAACGGATGGGTATTGCCGCTGAAGGGGATGGCATTGCTTTTGAAGGACGACAGTTGGCAACCATGGGTCCGGCAGAATTGGCCCAAGCCGCTGAAGATAGTTGCGTGTTTGCCAGGGTAGCTCCAGCACAAAAATTACAACTGGTGGAAGCTCTACAGGAGAAGGGTCACATTGTCGCCATGACGGGGGATGGGGTGAACGATGCCCCAGCTTTAAAACGGGCTGACATTGGCATTGCCATGGGTAAAGGGGGCACAGAGGTGGCTAGGGAATCCTCCGATATGTTGCTCACGGACGATAATTTTGCCTCCATTGAAGCGGCGGTGGAAGAAGGACGCACCGTTTACCAAAATCTCCGTAAGGCGATCGCCTTTTTGCTGCCGGTTAATGGCGGGGAGTCCATGACCATTTTGATCAGCGTTTTACTGGCGTTGAATTTGCCCATTCTTTCCCTGCAGGTGTTGTGGTTAAACATGATCAACTCCATCACCATGACTGTGCCCCTAGCCTTTGAAGCCAAATCACCGGGCATTATGCAACAGGCTCCCCGCAATCCCAACGAACCCCTAATTACCAAAAAGTTACTGCACCGCATTTTACTGGTATCCCTGTTCAATTGGATTCTAATTTTTGGCATGTTCGAGTGGGTTAATCGCACCTATGACGACTTAGCCCTAGCTCGTACTATGGCCATCCAAGCCCTGGTGGCCGCTAGGGTGATTTATCTACTCAGCATTAGCCAGTTAGGGCGTAGTTTTCTGGGCTATGTGACGGGTAAACGTCAAACCATTACCAAAGCCTCCATACTGTTACTGGGCATTGCGGTGGCGATCGCCTTACAAATTGGTTTCAGTCAACTGCCATTTATGAATGTATTGTTCAAAACTGCTCCCATGGACTGGCAACAGTGGGCAATCTGTTTACTACCTATGATTCCCATGGTGCCCGTGGCCATTCTGGCTAACCGCCTTGATCCTTAA